One Tursiops truncatus isolate mTurTru1 chromosome 3, mTurTru1.mat.Y, whole genome shotgun sequence DNA segment encodes these proteins:
- the CD180 gene encoding CD180 antigen has product MAPRVGCFLLAVLISASCKVATSSDPMCTEKEANKTYNCENLGLREIPDTLPNTTEFLEFGFNFLPAIQNITFSRLINLIFLDLTRCQINWVHEDTFQNHHQLNTIVLTGNPLIFMAETSLTGPKSLKHLFLTQTGISSLEFIPVHNLENLESLHLGSNCISSINLPENFPTQNLKVLDFQNNAIHYISSKDINALEQATNLSLNFNGNDIKGIEPGAFNSKIFQSLKFGGSLNLSVILKGLQNSTIQSLWLGTFEDTDDQDLTSATFEGLCDMAVESINLQKHHFGGFSPSTFRCFTRLQELDLTATHLTGLPSGIEGMNSLKKLVLNANSFDQLCQINAASFPSLTDLSVKGNRKKLDLGVRCLEKLENLQKLDLSHSDIEASDCCNLQLKNLPHLQYLNLSYNEPLGLEDQAFKECPWLELLDLAFTHLHVKPSQSPFQNLHLLRVLNLSHCLLDTSNRHLLEGLLDLRHLNVQGNHFQDGSLSKTNLLQTVSSLEILILSSCELLSIDQQAFHGLGKMSHLDLSHNSLTGDSMDALSPLKGIYLNLAANNIRIIPSHLLPTLSQQSTINLSHNPLDCTCSNIHFITWYKENLHKLEGSEETVCANPPPLRGVKLSDVKLSCGMTGMGIFFLVVFVFLLIVLLIFSVKFLLRWKYQHI; this is encoded by the exons ATGGCTCCCCGTGTCGGCTGCTTCCTGTTGGCGGTGCTGATTTCTGCCAGCTGTAAAGTCGCCACCTCCTCAGATCCAATGTGCACTGAG AAAGAAGCCAACAAGACATATAACTGTGAAAATTTAGGTCTCAGAGAGATTCCTGACACTCTACCAAATACAACAGAATTTTTGGAATTCGGCTTTAACTTCTTGCCTGCAATTCAAAATATAACCTTCAGCAGACTCATAAATCTTATCTTCTTGGATTTGACCAG GTGCCAGATTAACTGGGTACATGAAGATACTTTTCAAAACCATCATCAACTGAACACCATTGTGTTAACTGGAAATCCCCTGATATTCATGGCAGAAACATCACTTACCGGGCCCAAGTCGCTGAAGCATCTTTTCTTAACCCAAACAGGAATATCCAGTCTTGAGTTTATCCCAGTGCACAACCTGGAAAACTTGGAAAGTTTGCATCTTGGAAGCAACTGTATTTCCTCCATTAATCTCCCAGAAAACTTCCCAACACAGAATCTGAAAGTCCTGGATTTTCAGAATAATGCTATACACTACATCTCTAGTAAAGACATAAACGCTCTGGAACAGGCCACGAACCTAAGCCTTAACTTCAATGGCAATGACATTAAAGGCATTGAGCCTGGGGCTTTCAATTCAAAAATCTTTCAAAGTTTGAAATTTGGAGGGTCTCTCAACTTGTCTGTTATATTGAAAGGTCTACAGAACTCTACTATTCAGTCTCTTTGGCTGGGGACATTTGAGGACACTGATGACCAAGACCTCACTTCAGCCACATTTGAGGGACTTTGTGACATGGCTGTTGAGAGCATCAACCTACAAAAGCaccatttcggtggcttctcacCTTCTACATTTCGGTGCTTCACTCGACTCCAGGAGTTGGATCTGACGGCAACTCACTTGACAGGATTACCCTCTGGAATTGAGGGTATGAACTCTCTCAAGAAATTAGTTCTCAATGCAAATAGTTTTGACCAATTGTGTCAAATCAATGCTGCCAGTTTCCCATCCCTTACAGACCTCTCTGTCAAAGGCAACAGGAAGAAACTTGACCTCGGTGTCAGGTGTTTGGAAAAACTAGAAAATCTTCAGAAACTTGATTTAAGTCACAGTGATATTGAGGCTTCTGACTGTTGCAATCTGCAACTCAAAAACCTGCCCCACTTGCAGTACTTAAACCTGAGCTACAATGAGCCCCTTGGTCTCGAGGATCAGGCGTTCAAAGAATGTCCTTGGCTAGAACTACTGGATTTGGCCTTTACCCACCTGCATGTTAAGCCTTCACAAAGTCCTTTCCAAAACCTCCATCTCCTGCGGGTTCTGAATCTCTCTCACTGCCTCCTTGATACTAGCAATCGGCACCTTCTAGAAGGCCTGCTGGATCTCCGGCATCTGAATGTACAGGGGAATCACTTTCAAGATGGGAGCCTCTCAAAGACCAACCTACTTCAGACAGTGAGTAGCTTGGAGATTCTGATTTTATCCTCTTGTGAGCTCCTCTCCATAGACCAGCAAGCATTCCACGGCCTTGGGAAAATGAGCCACTTAGACTTAAGCCACAACAGCCTGACAGGCGATAGCATGGATGCTCTTAGCCCTCTTAAGGGGATCTACCTCAATCTGGCTGCCAATAACATTCGCATCATCCCATCCCATCTCCTCCCCACCTTGTCTCAGCAGAGCACCATTAATTTAAGTCACAATCCCCTGGACTGCACTTGCTCAAATATCCATTTCATAACATGGTACAAAGAAAACCTGCATAAACTCGAGGGCTCGGAGGAGACCGTGTGTGCAAATCCCCCACCTTTAAGGGGAGTTAAGCTGTCTGATGTCAAACTGTCCTGTGGGATGACGGGTATGGGCATTTTCTTTCTTGTCGTATTTGTATTCCTGCTCATCGTTCTGCTCATATTTTCAGTTAAATTTCTTCTTAGGTGGAAATACCAGCACATTTAG